ttttttttaatttctcttGGAGTTAATTTGCTAAGCTTTTCTACACTCAAGTGATTGCCCAACGAATCTGCTTTCGCTTCGACGCCCTTCCTTCCACTGGGTCTTTTCTTAAAAGAAGACAGGTTGCGACCAAACGGTTGCTGACTGGTGCCGGAGAGGATGCTCTGCTTGGAGCTGTAGTAACTTTTTATACCCTTAGCAATGGTAGTGTTTATATCCGTTGACATGTTACGCATATGGTTGCTATTCGAAATGAGGTGACTCTTCAGCTTGAATTTGGATGTACAGGAGCAGCTTCTATTGGAGCGAAAAGAATCGGGACCTCTTCTTATGGCCACCCCCATGCGATCTTCACatgctttttcattttttaccttcatcGGCATAGGGAAGGGGTGAACGGGGTGGTCTCTCACATAGTTTTTCAGCTTGTTCGATCGGCCCACATTTCCACTCGTAGCATTATTAGCCGATGGTCCTTTCCCGGAGGGAACCACTTGACTGTAATCACTCCTTCTGCATATGTCACTGTACCTGCCAGTGAAATTCCGCACATTCATTCGCTTGTTGTTGTGAATGCTCGCGTTGATGCTTCTCATAGACACGTTAGAAAATTTAGCCTCAGAAAGGTGGTCCCCATAAAAGCGGCTTTGATTGCGGTTGCGGCTGCGGTTGAGATTGCCGCTGCGGTCACGATCGTGGTGAACACCGTCATACTTCTGTGAAAACCCCCTGCGGTGGTAATTCCCCTCCGAAACGTTGCCCCGTCGGTACCACCCGGAATGCTTCCCATCGTCTGAATGCACCTCGTTCATGCCACTTTTGAAGGAGGACCCACTTTGCTGGCTTCGCAGGGAAGCTCTTCGCTGGTGACTACGCAGGGAAGTTCCTTGCTGATGACTTCGCAGGGAAGCTCCTCGCTGATGACTTCGCTGGGAAGCCCCCCTCTGgtgacttaaaaaaaagtgatcaTTTTGTATAATCCCCTTTAGCCTCTCTATCTTCCTCCTCAAATACttaatttcaattttgtggTTCATTTCTCTCAGCTTATATTCTtggatttcctttttcattttgtgtatGTAGGCCTTCATTTGTTCTTTGCTGAGGTACCTGGCTTCGTCGTAGTAGCTGTCTAGGTGTTCTCCCTGCGAGCTGTGCTCCGAGCGGCCCGCTCCGTACGAGGCCGTCCTCTGCCTCCGGGGCCGCGCCTGCGGGGTTAGCAGCAAGGGTGATGTTGGCTGAGCGTGTGTTGCGTGCCTGCCGCGGCCGGCTTCTCAGCGGCCATATCACGCCGCCCTCCCACAAAGATGTACACACAATGTAGGTGCTTATTGGCGGGCCTAAGAAAGGGAACCCCCCTTTGGCAGCTCCTGAACGGCTCTTTCGAGGGTCTCTTCGGCAGGAGAACAAGCAAACAGAGCAAGGAAcgaaagaaaagcaaaaaaaaaggaaaaaaacaaaataacacaTTGCACGTTGCACGTTACACGTGATGATGCGGCCCTATTCGCTACTCACGTGGGTGCCAATTTGAACCTGTCTGGTTACGCTCCGAGGTGGGACCCCCGTGTAGCTGGGGAGCCAAACTCGAGTACTCACCTTTCGAGCTTCCATTTTAGTGCGTCCCTCCCCCAGAGAGAGCAGGTTATTTAGGGAAAGAAACGCGTGCAGGGGGTCATCATAAATTATGTCGTTTGGGCCCACCCCTTAAATGGTGAAAATGTCCGCCAGTCTTAACCGTATGCTAGGCGTTCCTTCAACTACCACATCCCTCTTGTGTTCTTCCCTTTAGCGGATTGccttattttatttcgctttatttcgctttatttcgctttatttcgctttatttcgctttatttcgctttatttcgctttatttcgctttattttgctttattttgctttattttatttatttttttttttttgggaaaaatgaagccaAACGAATGGCCACGCAAGATTAACAATTGCTGAGCGGGGAGTGAAAAAAGTTGCGCCTTATGAACCCCTGGAAAGAAAAACCTCCACCCTTTTTCGATCGTAaaaaatgtctttttttttgaatttgtCACActatatgtgtatgcacatCGGGAAGGTGAAAACTGCGTTTATTTCCCCtcgtttttttgcttttttattcTTGAGAAGGCAATACGCTCGTGCTCATTCGCGCGCCTATGCGATTATGCCAATTTTTAAAGTGgagaaaaccaaaaaaagaaaaaaaagtaaaaacacTGCCGCGTAttatgaaacaaaaaaaaaggcaattgGGGCACTTTTAATTTAGTTACACGTTTATCTTATTTTCCCGCATTGTTGTCCCACAGTGCTGTGTTATATGATGTGCTAGCCCCGCGTgaacagggaaaaaaaaaaaaaaaaaaaaaaaaaaattcaggcAGTACACGCCTTACTAGAAGAGTGAACTACGCCGCGTAGAAGCTATCACTGTTGAGGTTACTTAGTTAGACAATAAATTTAGCAACCAACGagggggccaaaaaaagggaaaaaaggaaagcaaatgTGTGCCACTGGGCATGTTACGCAGAGCAGAGAAATACTTATCCCCAAGCTATGCACTTATGAAGCATCTTTCCGGGGGAGACGCAATTTGTGAAAACAGCTTTtctcgattttttttttttttttttttactcaccCCAACTTTATTTGCTTCTCTGCAGAGGATACCATTTTGTATTTGCACAAACATGCTATATAAATTTCTCCCCCCAATGGATGGGTGACAATTTGCTACACCCTGTAGTATAGACCTATATTATGCACACACGCGCGGGCTAACACAACTGTGGTGACGCAACAAAAGGGCAGTCGCGAGACAAACATGGGATAGGCCTTGCAACTGCCAATTATCCTTCCACCTTTGCGCGTGTGTACTTCTGCTTTGCATttcaaggggggggaagagactAAGCCAAATTTCCATTCGCGAGGAGCCGCACGAATTGGAGCAATTTAACCAGAACAATCACTATCCGGCGCTCACATGTACGCACCGCTTTGTACTTTCCTCCAAATGGCCGCTTCACCAATTTAAGGTAAATCACGCAGGAGGGTACAGCTTCCCGTCACACGCGCATCCACTCTGCGTAgctattttattgttttttttatttttttgttcctcccttTCGAGGAGTTTGCACTAAGGGGGCCATGCAACGTAATTTCCTACACGTATTGTTTATCCTCCACGCGGCTAACctatgtttttaattttttatcttttcaaaTGGCACCCTTTGGggcatcaatttttttgcgggTACGCCCCAATTTGCCGCTCACCCCAACGGACGAGCAATTTTGTATGCCTATCGTTCCAAGCGCATTTCCACgtttgtaactttttttttttcttttttttttgacaaaagAGGTGGGCCAAGGGAAAGAAGTCGAGCATTGGGCTCACCAACTGCTTCTCAAAtggtaaagaaaaaggtgaggcataaaaaaaaagcgatttGCTAATATGTTTCCCTTTGCAGCGCTGTTAAGAAGTATATTATACGTATACGCGCGTGGCAGCCGCTGCACCCCCTCCGCGTTAGCGCGTTGCCTCATGGCGTGCTGCCAACTGGCGCGCGGCAGGCACCCCGGTTTGGCCCCTGGAATCACCCCTTAAAGCGCCGAGGGGCGATTGCCCTCAGAAGCCTGTTCACAGATATGCACCACGTAAGTATGCACCATTTGCTAGGAAATacggcgcaaaaaaaaaaaaaaacgcaactCAGGCGCAAAAATAGTttgtttgccatttttgcaatagGCTGTGCGAATTTAAAGTGAATACTTGAAGGGGGCCTCCTCATCTTCGCAATGGTATAAGAATAAAACGCCGCTCGCTAATCGgtgaatgtatatatataccccccccttt
Above is a genomic segment from Plasmodium vivax chromosome 5, whole genome shotgun sequence containing:
- a CDS encoding hypothetical protein, conserved (encoded by transcript PVX_089020A), with product MKAYIHKMKKEIQEYKLREMNHKIEIKYLRRKIERLKGIIQNDHFFLSHQRGASQRSHQRGASLRSHQQGTSLRSHQRRASLRSQQSGSSFKSGMNEVHSDDGKHSGWYRRGNVSEGNYHRRGFSQKYDGVHHDRDRSGNLNRSRNRNQSRFYGDHLSEAKFSNVSMRSINASIHNNKRMNVRNFTGRYSDICRRSDYSQVVPSGKGPSANNATSGNVGRSNKLKNYVRDHPVHPFPMPMKVKNEKACEDRMGVAIRRGPDSFRSNRSCSCTSKFKLKSHLISNSNHMRNMSTDINTTIAKGIKSYYSSKQSILSGTSQQPFGRNLSSFKKRPSGRKGVEAKADSLGNHLSVEKLSKLTPREIKKKINCDLFDYAHHQRVLSKKYTSPYAFKRETRVNRVATSCGKATQRSASQGNAGEESGTGEQIDTGEQSDSGDSIKRVKLYLDQHRKKGNPPTAAPTTMPAAIPAAIPTGAKKHEGASARGRAEAVTTGAVLIPKGGKQNEENSNAKGNHTKSRDGTQLKTSETKQRQNEVASIKKSIDVDIKQNFKKELEELKRRKDILVSKRSDYCDLSFGSTSSSDGGRDRSRGGGRASDRVGDPGKGAAQCKAVNNPLKESTILNISFNDLDKRISNLKNYLKNTNG